Sequence from the Rhodanobacter sp. genome:
CGACGGCATGAACCTGCTGCGTGCGAAGCGCGCGGACCGGCAGGCGCTGATGACCGGCGGCGACGTGGCGGTGCAACCTGGCGAGAGCACGCTCGACCCGTTCTACGAGGATGCGCGCTTCACCACCGCCGGGTTCTTCCCGATGTTCGGCGTGCCGTTCGCATACGGCCACGCCTGGGGCGGGGCGGAGGACGAGGCGCATGCGCGCGTGGCGGTAATCAGTAGCACGCTCAACGACAAATTGTTCGGCGGCAAGGACAGCACCGGGCAGACGCTGCGCCTGTCCGGCACCGACTTCCGCATCGTCGGCGTGATCGGCGACTGGAACCCCAATCCGCATTTCTACGACCTCGACCGCGCGAGCTACAACGAGGACGAAGGCGTGTACGTGCCGCTGTCCACCTCGCAGGACGTGGGCATGAACCACGACGGCAACGTCGAGTGCTGGGGCAACGGCGGCAACGGCATCAATCCCATCCACGATTCGCCCTGCACATGGCTACAGTTCTGGGTGCAACTGGACAGCCCGGCCAAGGCGACGGCGTACAGGCAGTTCCTCGTCAACTACTCGGAGCAGCAGAAGGCGCTTGGGCGTTTCCAGCGGCCGCCGAACGTGCAGTTGCGCAACGTGATGCAGTGGCTGGACTACAACCAGGTAGTGCCCGACGACGTGCGCCTGCAGAACGGATTGGCGTTCGGTTTCCTGCTGGTGTGCCTGGTCAACACGGTGGGCCTGATGCTGGCGAAGTTCCTGCGCCGCGCGGGCGAGCTGGGCGTGCGCCGCGCACTGGGCGCGTCGAAGCGCGCGCTGTTCGCGCAGTTGCTGGTCGAGGCCGGCGTGGTCGGCATGGTCGGCGGCGTCGGCGGCTTGCTGCTGGCTTTCGCCGGCCTGTGGTTGGTGCGGCAGCAGCCGGCCAGCTATGCCGCGCTGGCGCATCTCGATCCGGCGATGCTGCTGGCCACCTTCCTGCTGGCCCTGGGCGCGAGCCTGTTGGCCGGCCTGTTGCCCGCGTGGCGCGCCTGCCAGATCGCGCCAGCGCTGCAGCTCAAGAGCCAATGAGGAGCGGCACCATGGAACTGCGACCGATCCTCTCCACGCTGCGCCGGCACAAGGTCACCTCGTGGCTGCTGGTGCTGGAGATCGCGCTCACCTGCGCGATCGTCTGCAACGCCGTGTTCATGATCGGCCAGCGGCTGCATCGCATGAACCTGCCCAGCGGCGTCGCCGAACACCAACTGCTGCAGATCCAGCTGGGCGGTATCGGCCCGAAATCCGACGCCGATGCGCAGACGGAAACCGATCTGGCCGCACTGCGGCAGATTCCTGGCGTGCGTCAGGCGACGATGACCAACCAGTTGCCCTTCAGTTTCGGCAGCGACTCCAACGGTACCCTCATGCTGGACCCGCACCAGCAGCAGGGAACCGCGCAGGTTGCGCAGTACATGGGCGGCGTGGGCTTGCTGGCGACGCTGGGCACGCGACTGATCGCCGGGCGCGACTTCGAACCCGGCGAATACGTCGATTTCGATGCGGCGGTGCAGGCGCTGCACGACGACAATACGCGCGGCCTGCCGCAAGACCTCATCATCACCCGCGGACTGGCCGAGCGCCTGTGGCCCGGGGAGAGTGCGCTGGGCAAGACGGTGTATTTCGGCAAGGCCCTGCCGTTTCGCGTCATCGGCGTGGTCGCCAACCTGGCGCGGCCGAAGAATCATTGGGATGGCGTGGAGTACAGCACGCTCTGGCCGATCCGCATGACGTCGGCGGAGGGGGCGAGCTACATCCTGCGCACCGCGCCGCAGGATCGCCAGGCGGTACTCAAGGCCGCCGTGGCCAAGCTCAAGCAGCTCGACCCCAACCGCGTGGTGCTGGTGAAGCGCACCTACGACGAGGCACGCCATGAGTATTTCGCCAACGACCGCGCGATGGCCGGCATCCTGGTCGGCGTGATCGCGGCCCTGCTGATCGTGACCGCGCTAGGCATCGTCGGCCTGGCCAGTTTCTGGGTGGGGCAGCGCCGGCGCACCATCGGCGTGCGCCGCGCGCTGGGCGCCACGCGCGGCGACATCCTGCGCTACTTCCTCACCGAGAACTTCTTGCTGGCCGGCTTCGGCATCGCGCTGGGCATGGTGCTGGCCTACGGCATGAACCTGTTCCTGATGGTGCATTACGAATTGCCGCGCTTGCCCGGCATCTATTTTCCGGTGGGCGCCGCGGTGCTGTGGATCATCGGCCAGTGCGCCGTGCTCGGCCCCGCGTTGCGCGCCGCGAACGTGCCGCCGGTGGTGGCGACCAGAAGCGTCTGAAAGTTTTCCCCTTCCCGCGCTAGCGGAAGAAGGGAATGGCGGTTGGCCTCTCCCGCAGGGAGGGGAAGATCAACGAAGGAGTGCGACATGTTCGGCTACTACCTCGACCTGGCCTTGCGCAGCCTCAAGCGCAGCCCCGGCCTCACCGCGCTGATGGTGCTAGCCATCGGCTTCGGCGTGGCCGCCTCGATGACCACCTGGTCGGTGTTTCGCGCCGTGTCGGGCGACCCGATTCCGTGGAAGTCGTCCAAGCTGTTCGTGCCGCAGCTCGACATCTGGGGGCCGGACAGCCGCAAGAAGGGCGGCTACAACGACATCGCCGACGCGTTCGACTACACCGACGCGGTGGCGCTGATGCGCGACCACCGCGGCAAGCTGCAATCGGCGATGTACCAGGTGTCGCCGTCGGTGGTGCCGGCGGATGCCGCCAAGCATCCGATCAACGTCACCGGGCATGCGGTGTTCAGCGAGTTCTTCCCGATGGTGGATGCGCCGTTCAAGTACGGCAGCGGCTGGAGCGCGCAGGACGACCAGAACCGTTCGCGCGTGCTGGTGCTGAGCGACAAGCTCAACCAGAAGCTGTTCGGCGACGTCAACAGCGTGGGCAGGAGCGTCGACATCGAAGGCAAGGACTACCGCGTGGTGGGCGTGGTCGCGCACTGGAATCCGCAGCCGCGCTACTACGACGTGGTCAACACCGGCGGCTTCGTCGGCGACGGCGCCGAGGACGTGTTCCTGCCGTTCAACACCGCCATCGACGTGGGTATGCCCAACAACGGCAACACCAACTGCAACGCGATCCCCAAGGAGTCGGGCTTCGTCGGCCTGCAGCATTCCACCTGCGTATGGATTTCCTACATGGTGGAGCTGGACAACGCCGCGCAAGTGGAGAGCTACCGGAACTACCTCGAAGGCTACATGCGCCAGCAACAGCAGGCGGGCCGCTTCAACTGGCCGCCCAAATACGAGTTGCGCGTGCTGCCCGACTGGCTGAGCTTCGAGCATGTGGTGCCGGACGACACCAAGGTGTCGCTGCTCGTGGCGCTGGGCCTGTTGATCGTCTGCCTGGTGAATACCGCGGGCCTGCTGCTGGCGAAGTTCCTGCGCCGCAGCGGCGAGATCGGCGTGCGCCGCGCGCTCGGCGCGCCGCGCAATGCGGTGTACGCGCAGTTCCTCACCGAGGCGGGCATGGTCGGCGCGGCGGGCGGCGTGCTCGGCCTGTTGCTCACCGGCGTGGGCGTGGCCTGCGTGGGCTGGGTGCTGCCCAAGGACATCGCCGCGCTGGCGAAGCTGGACGTCTCGTTGTTGGCCATGACCCTGCTGGTGGCGGTGGTCGCCACCGTGCTGGCCGGCCTGTATCCCACCTGGCGAGCCTCGCGCGTGCAACCCGCGTGGCAGCTGAAGAGCAATTGAGGAGCGCGCCATGACCATCCATCCCATGATCTCGGCGCTGCGCAGGCACAAGGCGGGCGTGGTGCTGATCGCGCTGCAGATCGCGCTGACCCTGGCCATCGTCTGCAACGCGGTGTTCATCATCGGCCAGCGCATCCAGCGCGTGAACCGGCCCACCGGCCTGGACGAACAAAACCTGTTCCTCGTCTCCCAGCAGTGGGTGGGCGCGCCAGCCGGCGACGATCCGGCCAGCATCCAGAAGCTGGACGCCTTGCTGCGCGAGGACCTCGCCGCGTTGCGCGCCATGCCCGACGTGGCCTCGGTGACGCCGACCAACTCGCTGCCGTTGCTCAATTCGAGCTGGAACGGCTCGGTCTCGCTGCACGCCGACGCCAACCTGATCGGCGGCAACGCGCGCACCACGTACTACTTCGGCGACGAGAACTTCGTGCGCACGCTGGGCCTGCATCTGGTCGCCGGGCGCGACTTCAATGCGGGCGACGTCACCAACAAAGGCTTCCGCGACCCCAGCGAACCCACGGTGGTGATCGTGACCAAGGCGCTGGCCGACAAGCTGTTCCCGAAGGGCGATGCGGTCGGCAAGGTCGTCTATCTCGACGGCAGCGGCACGCCCAGCACCATCATCGGCGTGGTCGAGCGCCTGCAGGTGCCCGCCACCGGCAGCTGGGTCAGCGACTTTGCCTGGAACGCGACCATCGCGCCGGTGCGCCTCAACGCCAACTTCGCGCGCTACGCCGTGCGCACCAAACCGGGGCGGCTGCAGGCCGCGATGAAGGCGGTCACGTCCACGCTGTACAAGGTCGACCCGCTGCGCGTGCTCGACGACGACAGCGTCAAATCGTTTGCCGACATCCGTACCCAGGCCTACCGCGCCGACGTGGGCATGGCCGCGCTGATGGGCGTGATCTGCCTGATCCTGCTCGGCGTCACCGCCGCCGGCATCGTCGGCTTGACCAGTTTCTGGGTGGGTCAGCGCCACCGCCAGATCGGCGTGCGCCGCGCGCTGGGCGCACGCAAGGCGGACATCCTGCAGTACTTCCAAATGGAGAACCTGCTGATCGCCGGCCTCGGCGCGGCGGTGGGGATCGCGCTGGCCGTCGGCCTCAACCTGCTGTTGATGAAGTACTACGAAATGGACCGCATGCCGGTGCTCTACGTGCTGGCCGGCGTGGTGCTGGTGCTGGCGCTGGGGCAGGGCGCGGTATTCGCGCCCGCCCGCCGCGCCTCCAACGTGCCGCCGGTGGTGGCGACGCGGGCGGCTTGATCGTTACCCCTGTAGCAAAGGCAGTGTTTGGATTCTTCGCTCCCAACGGAAGGTCCGGGTGGAGGATGGTGTGGCTGGAATGCCGTGGAAAGCCATCCCCACTCCGGCCCTTCCGATGGGGGCAAGTGCCATCGGAGATAGATGAATGTTCGGCTATTACCTTGATCTTGCCGTGCGCAGCTTCAGGCGCAACAGGGTGCTCACGGCGCTGATGGTGCTGGCGTTGGCGCTGGGCATCGGCGCGACGATTACCACGCTGACGATACTGCGGCTGCTTTCGGGCGACCCGTTGCCGCAGAAGAGCGCGCAACTGTTCTATCCGCAGCTCGATCCGAGTCCCATGGACGGCTACGTCGCCGGGCAGACCAAGCCGCCGGCGATCATGACGTGGCCCGATGCGATGAACCTGCTGCGCGCGCATCGCGCGCGCTACCAGGCGGCGATGGCCCCGTTGCAGGCGCGCATCGTGCCGCAACGCGCGAACCAACCGCCGTATTTCGCCGACGGCGTGATGACCACGGCGGATTTCTTCCCGATGTTCGATGTGCCGTTCCAGTACGGCGGCGGTTGGACGGCGGGCGACGACGACAGCCACGCGGCGGTGGCCGTCATCAGCGGCGCGTTGAACCAGCGGCTGTTCGGCGGCGAGAACAGCGTCGGCAAGACGCTGCGCATCGAGGACCACGACTTCCGCATCATCGGGGTGCTCAAGCCCTGGTCGCCGCAACCCATGTTCTACAGCGTGGCGCAGAGCGGTCGCAATTATGGCGACGGCACGTCGATCTTCCTGCCGCTGCAGACCGCCCGTGCGAACCTGATGAGCCCGAGCGGCGACATCGAGTGCTACGCCGCCATTACCGACATCCAGCACCTCGAGACGGCGCCATGCGAATGGCTGGCGGTGTGGGTGCAGCTTGATACGCCGGCCGCAGTGGCCGACTACAAGCGATTCCTCGACGGCTACGTGCACCAGCAGATCGCGCTTGGACGGCTCAAGCGGCCGGACAATTCGCTGCTGAGCCTGATGGGCGTGTTGCGCGAACAACAGGTGGTGCCGGACGACGTGCGGCTGCAGGTGTACCTCGCCTTCGGTTTTCTGTTGATCTGCGTGGTCAATACGGTGGGCCTGCTGTTGGCGAAATGCCTGCGCCGCTCGGGTGAGATCGGCGTGCGCCGCGCGCTGGGCGCCACGCGCCGCGCCGTTTTCGCGCAATTCATGGTCGAGGCGGGCATCGTCGGCATGGCCGGCGGCGTGCTCGGCCTGGTGTTCGCCGAGTTGGGGCTTTGGGCGATCCGCCACCAGCCCGCGCAGTACGCGAGCCTCGCGCATCTGGACATCGGCATGTTTGCTTTCACCTTCGTCGTCGCACTGACGGCGAGCCTGATCGCCGGTCTTCTTCCCGCGTGGCGCGCCTGTCTGCTGGCGCCCGCACCCCAACTGAAAGCGTCCTGAGGTGGCCATGGAACTTCGACCCATCTTCGCCACGCTGCGCAAGCACCGCATTCCGGCCATCCTGATCGTGCTGGAGATCGCGTTGGCCTGCGCCGTGCTGTGCAATGCGGTGTTCATGATCAGCCTGCGCGTCGGGCAGATGCATCTCCCCAACGCCATCGACGAACGCGGCATTTCGCTGATCACGGTGAACGGCGCCGATCCCAAGCTGGCGGGCAGCGACATTCCGCGCGACCTGGCCGCCTTGCGCGGCATTGCCGGCGTCACCGCCGCGGCGGCAAGCAACACGGTGCCGCTCTCCACCAACAACATCGGCTGGAGTTTCGGCACCTCGCCCGACACGACGCTATCCACCCAGCACACCCTCAACATGTCGATGTACTTCGTCGGCGAAGGCGCGGATCAGGCGCTTGGCCTCAAGCTCTTGCAGGGCCGGTTCTTCACCAATGACGAATATGCCGACAGCAAACTCGGCAGCGGGGTGCTGCCCGGCATCCACGTGGCCGTGTTGACCAAGAACGCGGCGGATCGGATGTGGCCCGGACAGTCGGCGCTGGGCAAGACCTTCTACTCCAAGCCCAATTTCTACCAGGTGATCGGCGTGGTGGCCAACGTGATGCGGCCCTGGGTCGGCGACGAAGAGCATGCCTACAACGCGGTCTACTTCCCGCTTGCGCCGGACGGTATGACCAGCGGCTACATCGTGCGCAGTGCGCCGGAGGATCGCGAGCGCATCCTGCAGCAGGCCGAACAGATTTTGCAGAAACTCAATCCCAGCGCGGTGGTGAAAGGACGCACCTTCACCGATATCCGCAACCGCTTCTTCGCGGATACCAACAGCATGGCGTGGATGCTGGCGCTGGTCTGCGTGGTGATGCTGGCGGTGACGGCCTTCGGCATCGTCGGCCTGACCAGTTTCTGGGTGGCGCAGCGGCGACGCCAGATCGGCGTGCGCCGTGCGGTGGGCGCCACGCGCGGCGACATCCTGCGTTACTTCCAGACCGAGAACTTCCTGCTTGCCGGCCTCGGCATCGTGCTGGGCATGGCATTGGCCTACGGCTTCAACCTGTTCCTGATGCGGCATTACGAGTTGCCGCGATTGCCGGGCATCTATCTGCCGGCGGGCGCCCTGGCGCTTTGGGTCATCGGCCAGCTCGCCGTGCTTGGCCCTGCGTTGCGCGCTTCGAACGTGCCGCCGGTGGTGGCGACGCGGGCGGCGTGAAGCCGGAGGCTTGCGGGCGCGTCCGGTCGCGCCCGCGAGGCAATACCTAAGGAGTGAAGGATGTTCGGTTACTACCTCGATCTGGCATGGCGCAGCCTCAAACGGCACAAGGTGCTGGCAGCGCTGATGACGCTGGCGATCGCGCTGGGTATCGGCGCGTCGGTCACCATGCTGGCGGTGCTGCACAACCTCTCCGGCAATCCGTTGCCGGGGCGAAGCGACGTGCTGTTCCATCCGCAGGTGGACCCGCGTCCGGTGGATTTGCCGGGTGCGAAGGACGAGCCGCCGGACGACCTCACCTATATCGATGCGCTGAACCTCTACCGGCTCGGCATCGCGCCGCGCCGCGCTGTGATGAGCCGCAACTGGTTGCCGGTGCGCAAGGACGCGCCGGACAGCCCGCTGGCGATGTTCACCGACCGCGCCACTACCGCCGATTTCTTCGCGATGTTCGGTGTGCCCTTTCTCTACGGCTCCGCGTGGTCGGCGCAGGACGACGCCAGCCACGCGCAGGTGGTGGTGCTGTCGCGCGCGATGAACCAGAAGTTGTTCGGCGGCGAAGACAGCGTGGGCAAGACCCTGGTGATCGCCACCAAGACCTTCTGCGTGATCGGCGTGATCGACGACTGGAACCCGCAGCCGCGCTTCTACGACTTGAACGACGGCGCCTTCGGCAAGGCCGAGCAGATGTACCTGCCGTTCTTCACCTGGCTGGACCTGCCGCAGGACTACGGCTACGGCCCGATGGACTGCTGGGGCAGCAACCCGGAAGCAGGCGGGCACGATCCCAAGGCCAAGCAATGCACTTGGGCGCAGTTCTGGGTGGAACTGGATACGCCCGCACAGGTGGCGGATTATCGCGCCGCGCTGGTCCAGTACAGCGCGCAGCAACAACAGTTGGGCCGGTTCCAGCGAGCGCCCAACGTACGCCTGCGCGGCCTGCTCGACTGGCTGGATGCCAAGCACGTGGTGCCGGTGACGGTGCGCATGCAGACCTGGATCGCCTTCGGCGTGCTGCTGATCTGCCTGGTCAACACCGTGGGCCTGATGGTGGCGAAGTTCCTGCGCAAGTCGGGCGAGATCGGCGTGCGGCGTGCGTTGGGCGCGTCGCGGCGCGCGATCTTCGCGCAGTGCCTGGTCGAGGCCGGCGTGGTGGGCGTGGCCGGCGGCCTGCTCGGCCTGCCGATGGCATGGCTGGGCCTGTGGATGGTGCGCCAGCAGCCGGTGAGCTTCGCCGCTTCGGCGCATTTCGATCCTTCCATGCTGGGCATCGCACTGGGACTGGCCGTGCTGTCTGCGCTGCTCGCCGGTGTGTGGCCCGCCCTGCGCGCCTCGCGCGTGGCTCCCGCCCTGCAGGTGAAATCGCTATGAGAATTTTCCTGCAGATCCGCCCCATCCTCGCCGCGCTGCGCAGCCACAAGGCCGCCGTGCTGCTGTTGGTGCTGGAGATCGCGCTGACCATGGCGGTGCTCGGCAACCTGGTGTTCGTCGTGTACGGCACGATGCAGAGGTCGCATACGCCATCGGGCGTGACGGAAAGCCAGATCGGCTTGATCCAAAGCATTGGCGTGGTCGGCGAGGACAATCCCGGCACCGTCGCGGGCAACCTTGCCGTAATGCGTAGCGCTCCCGGCGTTGAGGACGCCGCATACGGCTTCCTGCCGCTGTGGCATGCAGATCGCAGTCCGCTCTTTCTCGATGCCTCGCGGCAGCATCCCGCTGTGCATGCCTACGAGTTCATGGGCAGC
This genomic interval carries:
- a CDS encoding ABC transporter permease, with the translated sequence MELRPILSTLRRHKVTSWLLVLEIALTCAIVCNAVFMIGQRLHRMNLPSGVAEHQLLQIQLGGIGPKSDADAQTETDLAALRQIPGVRQATMTNQLPFSFGSDSNGTLMLDPHQQQGTAQVAQYMGGVGLLATLGTRLIAGRDFEPGEYVDFDAAVQALHDDNTRGLPQDLIITRGLAERLWPGESALGKTVYFGKALPFRVIGVVANLARPKNHWDGVEYSTLWPIRMTSAEGASYILRTAPQDRQAVLKAAVAKLKQLDPNRVVLVKRTYDEARHEYFANDRAMAGILVGVIAALLIVTALGIVGLASFWVGQRRRTIGVRRALGATRGDILRYFLTENFLLAGFGIALGMVLAYGMNLFLMVHYELPRLPGIYFPVGAAVLWIIGQCAVLGPALRAANVPPVVATRSV
- a CDS encoding ABC transporter permease, with product MFGYYLDLAVRSFRRNRVLTALMVLALALGIGATITTLTILRLLSGDPLPQKSAQLFYPQLDPSPMDGYVAGQTKPPAIMTWPDAMNLLRAHRARYQAAMAPLQARIVPQRANQPPYFADGVMTTADFFPMFDVPFQYGGGWTAGDDDSHAAVAVISGALNQRLFGGENSVGKTLRIEDHDFRIIGVLKPWSPQPMFYSVAQSGRNYGDGTSIFLPLQTARANLMSPSGDIECYAAITDIQHLETAPCEWLAVWVQLDTPAAVADYKRFLDGYVHQQIALGRLKRPDNSLLSLMGVLREQQVVPDDVRLQVYLAFGFLLICVVNTVGLLLAKCLRRSGEIGVRRALGATRRAVFAQFMVEAGIVGMAGGVLGLVFAELGLWAIRHQPAQYASLAHLDIGMFAFTFVVALTASLIAGLLPAWRACLLAPAPQLKAS
- a CDS encoding ABC transporter permease → MFRYYIDLALRSLGRNKVLTALMVLAIALGIGASMTTLTVLHVLSGDPLPGRSGTLYYPQIDPRDSQGYLPGKTPPMDQVTWTDGMNLLRAKRADRQALMTGGDVAVQPGESTLDPFYEDARFTTAGFFPMFGVPFAYGHAWGGAEDEAHARVAVISSTLNDKLFGGKDSTGQTLRLSGTDFRIVGVIGDWNPNPHFYDLDRASYNEDEGVYVPLSTSQDVGMNHDGNVECWGNGGNGINPIHDSPCTWLQFWVQLDSPAKATAYRQFLVNYSEQQKALGRFQRPPNVQLRNVMQWLDYNQVVPDDVRLQNGLAFGFLLVCLVNTVGLMLAKFLRRAGELGVRRALGASKRALFAQLLVEAGVVGMVGGVGGLLLAFAGLWLVRQQPASYAALAHLDPAMLLATFLLALGASLLAGLLPAWRACQIAPALQLKSQ
- a CDS encoding ABC transporter permease, encoding MTIHPMISALRRHKAGVVLIALQIALTLAIVCNAVFIIGQRIQRVNRPTGLDEQNLFLVSQQWVGAPAGDDPASIQKLDALLREDLAALRAMPDVASVTPTNSLPLLNSSWNGSVSLHADANLIGGNARTTYYFGDENFVRTLGLHLVAGRDFNAGDVTNKGFRDPSEPTVVIVTKALADKLFPKGDAVGKVVYLDGSGTPSTIIGVVERLQVPATGSWVSDFAWNATIAPVRLNANFARYAVRTKPGRLQAAMKAVTSTLYKVDPLRVLDDDSVKSFADIRTQAYRADVGMAALMGVICLILLGVTAAGIVGLTSFWVGQRHRQIGVRRALGARKADILQYFQMENLLIAGLGAAVGIALAVGLNLLLMKYYEMDRMPVLYVLAGVVLVLALGQGAVFAPARRASNVPPVVATRAA
- a CDS encoding ABC transporter permease, with translation MFGYYLDLALRSLKRSPGLTALMVLAIGFGVAASMTTWSVFRAVSGDPIPWKSSKLFVPQLDIWGPDSRKKGGYNDIADAFDYTDAVALMRDHRGKLQSAMYQVSPSVVPADAAKHPINVTGHAVFSEFFPMVDAPFKYGSGWSAQDDQNRSRVLVLSDKLNQKLFGDVNSVGRSVDIEGKDYRVVGVVAHWNPQPRYYDVVNTGGFVGDGAEDVFLPFNTAIDVGMPNNGNTNCNAIPKESGFVGLQHSTCVWISYMVELDNAAQVESYRNYLEGYMRQQQQAGRFNWPPKYELRVLPDWLSFEHVVPDDTKVSLLVALGLLIVCLVNTAGLLLAKFLRRSGEIGVRRALGAPRNAVYAQFLTEAGMVGAAGGVLGLLLTGVGVACVGWVLPKDIAALAKLDVSLLAMTLLVAVVATVLAGLYPTWRASRVQPAWQLKSN
- a CDS encoding ABC transporter permease, yielding MELRPIFATLRKHRIPAILIVLEIALACAVLCNAVFMISLRVGQMHLPNAIDERGISLITVNGADPKLAGSDIPRDLAALRGIAGVTAAAASNTVPLSTNNIGWSFGTSPDTTLSTQHTLNMSMYFVGEGADQALGLKLLQGRFFTNDEYADSKLGSGVLPGIHVAVLTKNAADRMWPGQSALGKTFYSKPNFYQVIGVVANVMRPWVGDEEHAYNAVYFPLAPDGMTSGYIVRSAPEDRERILQQAEQILQKLNPSAVVKGRTFTDIRNRFFADTNSMAWMLALVCVVMLAVTAFGIVGLTSFWVAQRRRQIGVRRAVGATRGDILRYFQTENFLLAGLGIVLGMALAYGFNLFLMRHYELPRLPGIYLPAGALALWVIGQLAVLGPALRASNVPPVVATRAA
- a CDS encoding ABC transporter permease, translated to MFGYYLDLAWRSLKRHKVLAALMTLAIALGIGASVTMLAVLHNLSGNPLPGRSDVLFHPQVDPRPVDLPGAKDEPPDDLTYIDALNLYRLGIAPRRAVMSRNWLPVRKDAPDSPLAMFTDRATTADFFAMFGVPFLYGSAWSAQDDASHAQVVVLSRAMNQKLFGGEDSVGKTLVIATKTFCVIGVIDDWNPQPRFYDLNDGAFGKAEQMYLPFFTWLDLPQDYGYGPMDCWGSNPEAGGHDPKAKQCTWAQFWVELDTPAQVADYRAALVQYSAQQQQLGRFQRAPNVRLRGLLDWLDAKHVVPVTVRMQTWIAFGVLLICLVNTVGLMVAKFLRKSGEIGVRRALGASRRAIFAQCLVEAGVVGVAGGLLGLPMAWLGLWMVRQQPVSFAASAHFDPSMLGIALGLAVLSALLAGVWPALRASRVAPALQVKSL